A portion of the Blastochloris tepida genome contains these proteins:
- a CDS encoding NfeD family protein, translating into MSALSALGVWSWFILGLVLLGVEVAMPGFFMLWLGAAAIATGLITLAFGLSWQAEFIVFAVVAVVALVVWLRLAKRSTEAPADNPFLNRRAASYVGREFVLEEAIVRGSGRVRIDDSIWRLSGPDLPAGAKVRITRADGGLLHVEAAAG; encoded by the coding sequence ATGTCCGCCCTCTCCGCTCTCGGCGTCTGGAGTTGGTTCATCCTCGGCCTGGTTCTGCTCGGCGTCGAGGTGGCGATGCCGGGCTTCTTCATGCTGTGGCTTGGCGCCGCCGCCATCGCCACCGGCCTGATCACGCTCGCCTTCGGGCTTTCCTGGCAGGCCGAGTTCATCGTGTTCGCGGTGGTGGCGGTGGTGGCGCTGGTGGTGTGGCTGCGGCTCGCCAAGCGCTCGACGGAAGCCCCCGCCGACAATCCGTTCCTCAACCGCCGGGCGGCGAGCTATGTCGGCCGCGAGTTCGTGCTGGAGGAGGCGATCGTGCGCGGATCGGGCCGGGTGCGCATCGACGACAGCATCTGGCGCCTCTCGGGCCCCGACCTGCCGGCCGGCGCCAAGGTGCGCATCACCCGCGCCGATGGCGGCCTGCTGCATGTGGAGGCGGCGGCGGGGTGA
- a CDS encoding KpsF/GutQ family sugar-phosphate isomerase, translated as MTAAATGQTRTEKSDVIQDHIASARRTIDTESAGLAALAQALDGALGAAFSAAVAVMQAAAGRVIVTGMGKSGHVGRKIASTLASTGTPAHFVHPGEASHGDLGMIGRDDVILGLSWSGETTELRDLVNYSRRFRVPLVAITSNPASTLGLAADVALVLPKVTEACPMGLAPTTSTLLQLALGDALAVALLEARGFTPLDFKVFHPGGKLGANLRFVRDLMHAGSEIPLIALGTPMSEAIVTMSAKGFGCVGVVGADGRLVGIVTDGDLRRNMAADLMVRPVDQVMTRSPKTARPDQLASEALELMEAKKITALFAVTDGRPEGILHLHDILRSGLT; from the coding sequence ATGACGGCAGCGGCGACCGGCCAGACGCGCACAGAAAAAAGCGATGTGATTCAGGATCATATCGCTTCCGCCCGGCGCACGATCGACACCGAGTCGGCAGGGCTCGCGGCGCTCGCCCAGGCGCTCGACGGCGCGCTCGGCGCCGCATTCTCGGCGGCGGTGGCGGTGATGCAGGCGGCGGCCGGGCGGGTGATCGTCACCGGCATGGGCAAGAGCGGCCATGTCGGCCGCAAGATCGCCTCGACCCTCGCCTCGACCGGCACGCCGGCGCATTTCGTCCATCCGGGCGAGGCCAGCCACGGCGATCTCGGCATGATCGGCCGCGACGACGTCATTCTGGGCCTGTCCTGGTCGGGCGAGACCACCGAATTGCGCGATCTGGTGAATTATTCGCGCCGGTTTCGTGTGCCGCTGGTGGCGATTACCTCCAATCCCGCCAGCACGCTCGGCCTCGCCGCCGATGTGGCGCTGGTGCTGCCCAAGGTCACCGAGGCCTGCCCGATGGGGCTGGCGCCCACCACCTCGACGCTGCTGCAGTTGGCGCTCGGCGACGCGCTGGCGGTGGCGCTGCTGGAGGCGCGCGGCTTCACCCCGCTCGATTTCAAGGTGTTCCACCCCGGCGGCAAGCTCGGCGCCAATCTGCGGTTCGTGCGCGACCTGATGCACGCAGGTTCCGAGATACCGTTAATCGCGCTGGGGACGCCGATGTCCGAGGCGATCGTCACCATGTCGGCCAAGGGCTTCGGCTGCGTCGGCGTCGTCGGCGCGGATGGCCGGCTGGTGGGCATCGTCACCGACGGCGACCTGCGCCGCAACATGGCGGCGGACCTGATGGTGCGGCCGGTCGATCAGGTGATGACCCGCTCGCCCAAGACCGCGCGCCCCGACCAGCTCGCCTCCGAGGCGCTGGAGCTGATGGAGGCCAAGAAGATCACCGCGCTGTTCGCGGTGACCGACGGCCGCCCGGAGGGCATCCTGCACCTGCACGACATCCTGCGCTCCGGGTTGACGTAA
- a CDS encoding outer membrane beta-barrel protein has product MPHTRFTLLCFAALGALAAACGQPQAQEAQAAREHATVALRRSIDDTPSVQASVAAPDDTVAAPPSGAGTTGFVAEGTRRKPQRAAQAARPVQPAGRVRPEPKLNRRAFDDTINAVTARSSQLRAARLQAWGDTPVEPTEPFDPLGIRAGSFLLKPWFESGIGYDTNPLAANTNPKPSLYQQFASGLSAQSDWSRHALAADIRGSYTQYDTVSGNNRPEVDAILRGRIDVSDRTRYALEGHFQLTTESAGNPDAPTDVVRPPPIVTTGGSVGFAHRWNRLDVAAAAGLDHVVYENGELLNGETLDRSDRNYDQPSVRLRTGYELRPGVTPFVAAEFDSREFANEIDSSGYQRASTGMEIRAGTSFELSRLLTGEASLGWIARNYVDPRLADISGLLVDASLVWVASGLTTVRFTAVTTINETSFEDTTGVLERILALRIDHAFRRWLIGTIRLGWEFDDYGQSGRRDNRFVVGAQASVKLARELWLTGEVRQETLDSNEPVNDYTANIMMVGLRLQR; this is encoded by the coding sequence GTGCCGCACACCCGTTTCACCCTGCTCTGCTTCGCCGCGCTCGGCGCGCTGGCGGCCGCCTGCGGCCAGCCGCAGGCGCAGGAAGCGCAGGCGGCGCGCGAGCACGCGACGGTGGCGTTGCGGCGCTCGATCGACGACACTCCATCGGTCCAGGCAAGCGTTGCGGCGCCGGATGACACCGTTGCTGCGCCGCCGTCCGGCGCCGGAACCACCGGCTTCGTGGCCGAGGGCACGCGCCGGAAACCCCAGCGGGCGGCCCAGGCGGCCCGTCCCGTGCAGCCGGCCGGCCGGGTACGGCCGGAGCCGAAGCTGAACCGCCGCGCCTTCGACGACACGATCAACGCGGTGACCGCCCGGTCGTCCCAGTTGCGGGCGGCGCGTCTGCAGGCCTGGGGCGATACGCCGGTCGAGCCCACCGAGCCGTTCGACCCGCTGGGCATCCGCGCCGGCAGCTTCCTGCTCAAGCCGTGGTTCGAATCCGGCATCGGCTACGACACCAATCCGCTGGCCGCCAACACCAATCCCAAGCCCTCTCTGTACCAGCAGTTCGCGTCGGGCCTGAGCGCGCAGTCCGACTGGTCGCGCCATGCGCTCGCTGCCGATATCCGGGGCTCCTACACCCAGTACGACACTGTAAGCGGCAACAACCGGCCCGAGGTCGATGCCATCCTGCGCGGCCGCATCGATGTCAGCGATCGTACTCGCTATGCGCTCGAAGGGCACTTCCAGCTCACCACCGAGAGCGCCGGCAACCCGGACGCGCCGACCGACGTGGTGCGTCCGCCGCCGATCGTCACCACCGGCGGCAGCGTCGGGTTCGCCCACCGCTGGAACCGGCTCGATGTGGCCGCCGCCGCCGGGCTCGACCATGTCGTCTACGAGAACGGCGAGCTGCTGAACGGCGAGACGCTCGACCGCTCGGACCGCAATTACGACCAGCCCTCGGTGCGGCTGCGCACCGGCTACGAGCTCAGGCCCGGCGTCACGCCGTTCGTGGCCGCCGAGTTCGACAGCCGCGAGTTCGCCAACGAGATCGACAGCTCCGGCTATCAGCGCGCCTCGACCGGCATGGAGATCCGGGCCGGAACGAGCTTCGAGCTGTCGCGGCTGCTCACCGGCGAGGCGTCGCTGGGGTGGATCGCCCGCAACTATGTCGACCCGCGGCTGGCCGACATTTCCGGCCTCCTGGTCGATGCCTCGCTGGTGTGGGTGGCGAGCGGGCTGACCACCGTGCGCTTCACCGCCGTGACGACCATCAACGAGACGTCGTTCGAGGACACCACCGGCGTGCTGGAGCGCATCCTTGCGCTGCGGATCGACCACGCCTTCCGGCGCTGGCTGATCGGCACAATCCGGCTCGGCTGGGAGTTCGACGACTACGGCCAATCCGGCCGCCGCGACAACCGCTTCGTGGTCGGGGCCCAGGCCAGCGTCAAGCTGGCGCGCGAGCTGTGGCTCACCGGCGAGGTCCGCCAGGAGACGCTGGACTCCAACGAGCCGGTCAACGACTACACGGCGAACATCATGATGGTGGGGCTGAGGCTGCAGCGCTGA
- a CDS encoding class I SAM-dependent methyltransferase, translating to MTITYDLAGQKRAYAKWAAFYDRFYLQLLADSQTKLAAAASACGPDILEVGVGTGLVLRYYPQTARVVGVDLSEPMLQKAIEKVSGQKLTQVRGLAAMDACRLGFPDRSFDAVGFPFVITLVPDPEGALDEAARVLRPGGEIVIASKLGADSGVQAQLEAAIAPLVKAIGWSSTFKYSRLQAWAAKRGDFTVSQPENCFPIGFFKLVRLKKAG from the coding sequence GTGACCATCACCTATGATCTTGCCGGCCAGAAACGGGCCTATGCCAAATGGGCGGCCTTCTATGACCGCTTCTATCTGCAACTGCTCGCCGACTCGCAGACCAAGCTTGCGGCGGCCGCCTCGGCCTGCGGGCCCGACATCCTGGAGGTCGGCGTCGGCACCGGGCTGGTGCTGCGCTACTACCCGCAGACCGCCCGGGTGGTGGGGGTCGACCTGTCCGAGCCGATGCTGCAGAAGGCGATCGAGAAGGTCTCCGGGCAGAAGCTGACGCAGGTGCGCGGGCTTGCCGCCATGGATGCCTGCCGGCTCGGCTTCCCCGACCGCAGCTTCGATGCCGTCGGCTTTCCTTTCGTCATCACGCTTGTTCCCGATCCGGAGGGCGCGCTCGACGAGGCGGCGCGGGTGCTGCGGCCGGGCGGAGAGATCGTCATCGCCTCCAAGCTCGGCGCCGACAGCGGCGTGCAGGCCCAGCTCGAAGCGGCCATCGCGCCGCTGGTGAAGGCGATCGGATGGAGCTCGACCTTCAAATATTCGCGCCTGCAGGCCTGGGCGGCCAAGCGCGGCGACTTCACCGTGTCGCAGCCCGAGAACTGCTTCCCCATCGGCTTCTTCAAGCTGGTAAGGCTGAAGAAGGCGGGCTGA